AGCTAATTGAGTTATATTAAGCTGCTGCTCTCTTTCGAGACGCTCTCACACTGTCAGGCGGTCTCCGTTTGACGTTGAGCCGCCGAACCACTGAGCCGCGACCAGTGATGACGAGCCACGACCAGCGCCGACTTATATGGCTAAAACGCGCCATTAATTGCAGCGCcactttaatatttattgtcaATTATTGTTAGTTTAATTgtcaattattaaaaattgtttcataTCGAGTTGCAGCAGTTGTTGACGTCTGTCGACGTCCATTCAACATTGAtgcacgcggcgtatgcgcaatgcacTCCACGCTTTCAGTTCTCAATCAATACGTAGCTCAGGTGCCACATTGGATTCCCAAGCATCGGTCAGCTGTCAAGGCTTCATGCCGGCTTCACACGCTTTTTGGGCCGAGCCAGGCCAGGGCAGGCCGGCCTCGGCTGGGCGTTACATATGGGAATAATCTGCATCAGAGCAGGGGCCCAGTGTAAGTCTATGTTTTCTGGTTTTTGGCCTACCCTTCGGTAGCAGTGCGAGCGCGTAATCAATTAGCCCTGACAGACCAGAGCGCGCAGCTGTGTGAGGCTTtatttaagattattttttttttgccagagCGTTGATATTTTGCCATAAGCTTGAACCAATCCCAAGCAGAGCAAcacattcaaatctgaaccaTGCGGATTAGCTCAAAAAATTTATCggaattaataaaatttcctATTTTGAAACAGCAGCCATGAGATAATTGTTGGCTTTAAATATGGCTCTTGTAGCTTTTCGAATCCCTTTCGTTtgaaaaattgtataattgttattattttatataatatggTTTATTTTGggctgtttttcttttctctcttATGTTACGAAAATGTGAACTTCTTGTGCGAACCGTATCTTGATTTTTTCAGCTTTTTATTGCTTGCCGTCTaagagaaatttaatttaaaagggTATTTTTGTTTCGTCGTGCTATACACTTAATCCGTTACGCATTTTAAAGCTTAATAAAGCTGATGATGTGGAGATACCTTTTCGATTGCAGGTGCTAAGAACTGAAGTAGCCGTTGCCTCGATTTTTACAACCTGCCACTGTTAAATATTGATGTATATCAGCTGCAATCAACGAGGAGCGGGCATCTctgtctctcactctctctctctctctctctctctctctctctctctctctctctctccctctctgtttctctctctttgGACGTTGACAAAAGCTGTGCGGCACGATCAAGGCTGTACCTGGCCACAGCTGCAACTGATGGGCGCTGATGAATCGGGCGGCGTCTCCCCTTCGATTGTTACGTGCCGCTGATTCGcttcattatttattgtttagctGCCCCCTGCATGTCTGATGCAACAAGGGGGCATTGATTTTGCGTAATTGCCCATGTGGCAAACAAATTGGTATCTACAAGCCGATGCTGCATGCTTCTCGCTGCAAGTGCGCTTGCGTTGCCAATTGTTGATTTAGTGGCTGCTCGCAGCGCCTAATGCAGCGATTAATCGCACAATTAACGGGTTAAACATTTTgacaaactaaaaaatgccgaacGATTTGTCTCAGCCAGGTGGTCGCCTTGTGGGTGTTGGGCGAGCACGTGGTGCAAAAATGCAATAAGCACGCGCGTAAATCAACAGGACATGCCACAGCAAGATGGAAGAAGAAGCATCCAAACTTGCCACCTGGTCGTTGCTTCTAATCAAGTTAGACGAACGACCTCGTGGACGTCGAGTGCGATGTTGTCGTCCTGGCATGCCGCCtcataaaaaccaaatgaatGCCTGCCGTTGCAGGAGCTGCTGCCTCGAAAAAACTTTACGACAAGCCACACAAATTGGACGCTCATGTTTTTGGGGCCGAGACTCTAGACTTGTTATGTCCAATTGCGGGTATAATGTTTCAGTCTCAAGGAAAGGAAAGGCAGTTCAACCATGAGATGAACTTCATATGGGTATCATGATAGATCTCATTTCTAGCAGTCTGTGTAGTGAGTTTTTCTAAGGTGTAAGAGATTTTCTTTTATTCATATTACAGCTTAACAGCTTCCTTAAAAGGAACTTAATTATATTGAGATCATTTTTATAGAGTTGCAGCTATCGGAAATTAGCGTCGACAGTAACGCAAGAGATGCAGAGGGTTGTCAAGCGCTAAACTTAGCTAAAAATAAAGGGAGAGTGTATATGAACTTCGTGGTAtttttgttggtgttgtttgcttgttttatGGGCCAAACGGCAGCAACCTGCACTTGCATCATGTTGACGCAGATCACCAGGACAGGTGGCGCACCTTGACGCTGCCCGTTGGCCATTTGCATAACCTCTAGCTGCCTCTGTATAAATTTCTGGgcgcaaatgaaatgcaattttagCCAAGCTGAATGCTCTTATCATTTGTGTACCATCAGtacagaaattaaataaaattgctgTCAAGGAGCCAAACAGCGAAACTTGTAGGAGGAAGCCACCAACGCTGTCATTCGCCGATTCCAATCGTCTGCGCGGCTGCTGCGCTCCGTTTGGCAGCGCCAGGCGGGCGCTTGCGATTGGTATCGTTCATGTCCGTCGCACCCGCCTGCTGTAGGTTTCCCACACTCACGCACCCAATGCGACATTTTCTAAATCGAATagatgccaaaaaaaaaagaaagaaaacaaaaaaaaaacaactcaaAGGCAAACCGCAAAAGactataaagatttttaatatGCAAGCGTCAGATAAGCGAGGAGCGCTGAGGGACGTAGGGGCTGAGTGCAaagcgcagctgctgccgcattAATTACACCGGACTGCGCCTTGGGGCAGgtcggagacggagacggagacatCAGACGGAACGGGGCCGAAACCAGCTTGGCCGGGTCTGCTGTTGGCTGTTAACTGGCCTAGCGAAAAGCACCCGCATAATGCCGCGCCATTCATGCTGCGATAGACTGCGCATAAAATTCATAGCTTTTTGAATGTCATTTGTCGTTAACTGGCCGCAAGTTTgtttcaaattgatttgagAATGGCAAACTAAAagtcaaatgaaataaatggcagccacaacatttttaaatgattCTGTTTGCTTCAGGTTTGTCATAGATCAAAATATGATCAAGCCTGGATTAATTAAATGTCTTTCCATTCGTATTCCTATTtaagaatttcaatttgccaaGCACTCTTGTAATTCTCGTTTCAATTTCCTTTCTTTCAGGGATACCCATTTCCGCTATACATGATCGATCTGATTGATCTGATAGTTGCAGGTAAGtaaactttttatatataatttaattgatttgctcAAGTGTTTCTTTTGCATATTCCATTTACGATTCACCCTACCATAATTCCCATTTTTGCTCCTTACGTTCTGGGCTAAAAGCCCGCTGACCGAAAAGGTTTATAGTACTTAAATGCCAATATCCATAGAAACTGTTCTGAGGAAAACTGTCACATTTATGAGTAGGCAGGAGGAAACGCGTTGCGTATAAGTTATGCGCTGTAGATTGCCTCATCATTGGCCTATCCCCAGCACCGCCCAGTCCTATTCCGTCCTGCCGGCCAGGAATGGCATCTCAGTCCATTTTCATTGCCCTCAGCGCTTGCAATTGGCGATTATGCCGCCACGATAAGCATATTGGTCGCATAAACCTGCATCCAACTGGCCAAAGATTCAATGGCTGGCGCACCAAAGTGGCAACAGCAATTTGTAGCTGAGTGAACGTGTAGTGACCAAAACGGCAGCTAAgtttttgctgccgctgtcgctgctgttgctgttgcttaatTAATAGACAGTCGCTCCATGGACTGCTGACCACTTGCATATGATCAATACGTGTTGATTAGTGTAGTCTGGTATCATGCTCGTATCTCGGCGCTCGGCTTTTATGGTCCGTTCTGTTGACAATTTTTTTGCCACATGAGCCACGGCCTTCATTGCAGCTTTTGTCGCATAAATCAAGCTGCTGCGCACTGCAGCTGCAAGTCACCGGAGAACAACGCCGAaccacccaaaaaaaaagtatatataaattatatatttatatttgtgtaaataaataaaaatcatttgcgGGTGTTGCCCGTTCCCAGGCACTGGGGCAGCTACAACGGGTTTCTCCTTGCTCAAGCGACCTTAGAAAATATGCAATTGTCTGGCATTAATTTATAGCTCgcaatgcatttaaattgcagGCATGAGGCCATTGAAATCAATGAGCTGCTAAGGTCGTGTGTGGGTGTAGCGGCTGTAGCAAGAATTCTTTCTAACTCCACAACAACTGCAACGACTGcacctgctgcagctgcatgcaTTTTCGACTCCAACTGCATTTCTGTCCGCCTGACTCCGTCTGGCGGCTCTGTTGGGCTCGAGGCCCCAATGCGCATGCAAATTTGTGATTAAGGTCAGCTGGCATCATCAACTATGTTCGCAGCGGCCGCCTCGGGTTCATCTTCCGATCGTCTGCAATTGCTTGTGGGTGCTCCGGGCAAAGGCTGTTGCCATCCAGACGCAAAGCTCACGGCAATGCGTGCACGCCCCGACAGTTGACTAACAGAAGATGTGGCTGGCAAGCGGCTTAGATTTATAGTTGAGCTGTTTGAAAGCAACGAtgagctgccataggaagcGGACTCTAAGTATTCCATGTTGGCTTTGGCTGATGTCAGAGCTTGGAGAATTTtcggtatatatgtatgcatgaaGTGAAAATATTTGGGCTGTGAGCCATAACATATATCTATtaaaattgcttaaaaattgtataaaaaaggAAGGAATGAAATATCGCCTGAGCCAGACGCCGATCTCATTCTATCTACTTTAAGGTTTTGAGCCTTAGAGACTCGGGGACTCTCGAGTAGAGAAATCTAACCCGCTTGCATAATAGCTGCAATGAATAGTTATGTGTATAACAAAGTGATTTTACACGTTCCAGGTCATAAGCAGCGTATAACGgtattgcataaatattgtttaacaatttaaacacCGTAGCcaaattatttctatttgctcTCAACAACCTTGTCATTTGTTAGACACGTCCGAGTTCTAGTATTAGCTATGAAGAATCGATCCGTTGTATTCAAATTGCCAGACAAAATCTATAAAACGGGCATAAATGCTTTTATTTAGAACCATTGATCGAAATAAGTCGATGAGAACATGTCGAGAATTCTGCTTAGCTCGGTAAGTTGCACCCTTCCTGAAGAGTGAGCACTGATTGGACCatcttaaatattaatatagtTGGTTCTGATTCTGATTGCCAACTTGGCGATGTCGGGACTGGTACCGAGTGTTTCTCTTAATGGCGTTGAGATCCAGCCAATTGGTTATAATAAATACCAGCTAAGGTTTGTTTCAAGCAAAAAGGAATTAAGTATCTATGGGTCCATACATTGACTGATTTGTTTATAGAATTAAACATTCAGATGGATCTATACTGGAAGAAACTGTGGAAAAGACCAACGCCAACCAATATGAAGTGAGGGGCCAGCTAAGCCAGCCACAATTTAGCCCATTTGGCAGACTATTCCTTACCCACAAAGCAGCTGCTGATAAAAGTGACTCCAAGGCATATGGCACATATCAGTATGTTCAGCCAGTAAAAGATCAGGGGAGAGAAGCGCAAAAGTCCGATTCAGATTAAACGTCTGCACAGCTTacataataaattgtttaaaagcCTTGCGATAAATCTTGTaggcaataaaatataatgcaGAATTCCTAataacttatatattttatatgtttgtttgtctgcAAATCAAAACTTGGTTTGAAATCATTCTATATTTTGAATATCGTTTAAAGAAAATAGTTCATTTCTGCAGAAAAtgtaggtatatatatattgaatatgaCCAAATTGGTTAAAAGTCAGTCTTTATTACGGATATCGTagaatgaaaataaatgttaaataagtaaacatttattttcgtttttatatttcttgtgTTCATCTATCTGCAAAAAGATGATTTGAagttcaatttaatattttaattcaattgacTTGTCGCAGAAACATATTGCTTAATTATATGTATCCATAAGAGTCCCGATTTCATTAGAACACattaagtatattttatttgccaagCTCTAAGAGCTTAGTCAAACCATTTTAGTTTTTCCTCAACGACCTTGAGATTCTTTATGCACGCCAACCACATATTCTACTATGCTATACTTAAATAACTTTATCGAATCGATGCGTTACACCTAAGAGGTAAAACCTATATAACGGGCAACAATTTTTTCTTAAAGACATTTGAGGCACTAATCTAAAAAGGCCGACGACAATATGTCTGGAATTTCACTTAGCCCTGTGAGTAGCCGATTtgtcaaatattgaaatttatttatgatatCTTCAGGTACTTCTTTTTACAATTGTCAATTTGGTCCTGTCGTCGCCAGTACCAGATAAAGTAGGATCCAAAAATGTTAATACTGTCGAGGTAGCCAATGAGAGATCGGTTTACCTCGAACACCTTCATGATAACGTATACAGAATATTGTTAGTTGACTGCTgactttttataatatttaaataattcattcATTCAATGATTTGCATGCAGACTTCCTGATCGTACGGGAAATTTGCTTGAGCAAATTGTGGAAGAAACTGGGCCTGGCCAGTTTACAGGAATGGATGACCTAAAACGTGCTTATTCTGGACCGGCAGCAAGACTAATCGTAACCAGCCAAACGGGTCCTAATTCCTACTCAACCAGGTACACAATTGTACCGAAAGAACTTCAATTGCCGGCACCCGcaaaacaataatttaatacATAGTCAACACTTTCTATAATTTCGGTCAAGCATTAAATGTTGTAGTTAATtggcttttttgttgctcaacatttaacattcaattgacttttttaTTGCATATAGATGCATTAGCGGGTCAAaagattttataaaaacaacttTGGAGTGCACTTGGCCATGGTGCAAGCCACAGTCCACTCATGACTAACTAAGACTGTGTGGCTATTTAAGGATGCTGGCTAGTATCTTGGTCCAAATTGCCAAACCTGAGCACTTTATAACCTCCAGCGGACTGCAGCCATTTACGAGGTACCAATCAGTGGCCGTCAGTAGCATATTGTGGCCACAGTCTAAGAAAACGACAGTTTCCGTTCCCAGACTGGCGTGCGGTTCCCCAGTTGGGACTCACCTTGCGCCGCGGGGCACGCTTCCGGCCTAAAAATGTATGTCATAAAAGCGTCCGCTCGGACTCAAGTGGTTAAACGAAGTTTGTGTACTCAATAAATGGGTAGCTTTTGCATGTATCACCATTCGCAGCTTACTCTCACTCTTAAAGCTATTTATTTCCAAAATTAGTTTTAACTATCTAATATAAACCATTTTACAGCCAGCTTGACTTTTTTGTCAGCCTTAATTTCCCAAATAAGGCTAACTGTTGGACTCCTCTAAAACCACTTAGTATTGATTTCTTTCAATTCCGAATAATTGTCGTCTCTATGCacgtaaaattatattaactaTTAATTACAGATTTCAATAATAGTTTATTGAATTCACCTGCACAGTGGAATGggagattatatatatataagcacgCATTGCATTGTTTTGTCCTGTGTGGATTAGTTGTTTGAGCATCGAAACCGACAAGCGAGAGGTCGCTGGCTCAAATTCAGCAGCAATTATCAAGTTGTAAATtcgttttatgttttttttttaaactattattattcgcatagaaaaagcaaaaacaatatataaacaaaacaaaaacaaagtggaggttaacaatattaatattgaaagAGGAATGGTGTTAATTTAAGCACATTTGTATCTGTCAGAAGTTGGCGCGACAACATTATACATTATAATAGCATATACACGTGCCCCTGTCGACGTTGGGTAATTTCTTTCCTAAATAAAACAGCTTGATAGGATTCGCTTAAATGAAAAACTGATAGTGTTATCCAGGAGGAGTTGGGGCAGGGTAACTAGCGATTGAATAGATATGTGGAAAAAATTTTACTGGTCTTAACCAAGCGCTTGAATATAAAGTCGTGACGAGAAATGCTTTTATATTTTCGAATGTTTAACCTGTTGTCATCGCGTCTTTGCAAAGTTATAAATCATgccaatatttttcaattaaataattaagatTTATTGTACTGCAACTGCAAGTAGGATTGGAACATCTTCCGCTGTCTGTTGCAGAAATTCGGTTGTAATAGGTTTTCCAGTA
The sequence above is a segment of the Drosophila virilis strain 15010-1051.87 chromosome 3, Dvir_AGI_RSII-ME, whole genome shotgun sequence genome. Coding sequences within it:
- the LOC26530813 gene encoding uncharacterized protein, whose translation is MSRILLSSLVLILIANLAMSGLVPSVSLNGVEIQPIGYNKYQLRIKHSDGSILEETVEKTNANQYEVRGQLSQPQFSPFGRLFLTHKAAADKSDSKAYGTYQYVQPVKDQGREAQKSDSD